In Lepisosteus oculatus isolate fLepOcu1 chromosome 17, fLepOcu1.hap2, whole genome shotgun sequence, a genomic segment contains:
- the eif3s6ip gene encoding eukaryotic translation initiation factor 3 subunit L isoform X4 yields the protein MSYQNEDVDGDYDPYSYSSDYDLHTGDPKADLAYERQYEQQTYHVIPEVIKNFLQYFHKTISDLIDQKVYELQANRVSSESIEQKIYEIQDVYENSWNKLTERFFKTSPWPEAEAIASLVGNDAVFLILYKELYYRHIYAKVSGGPTLDQRFESYYNYCNLFNYILNADGPAPLELPNQWLWDIIDEFIYQFQSFSQYRCKTAKKSEEELEFLRNNPKIWNVHSVLNVLHSLVDKSNINRQLEVYTSGGDPESVAGEYGRHSLYKMLGYFSLVGLLRLHSLLGDYYQAIKVLENIELNKKSMYSRVPECQITTYYYVGFAYLMMRRYQDAIRVFANILLYIQRTRNMFQRSTYKYEMINKQNEQMHGLLAIALTMYPMRIDESIHTQLREKYGDKMLRMQKGDLQVFEELFSFACPKFLSPVVPNYDTVHPNYHKEPFQQQLKVFAEEVQQQAQLSTIRSFLKLYTTMPVAKLAGFLDMSEQEFRIQLLVFKHKMKNLVWTSGISALDGEFQSASEVDFYIDKDMIHIADTKVARRYGDFFIRQIHKFEELNRTLKKMSVAATPGSSSTTNNPASRAT from the exons ATGTCATACCAGAACGAGGACGTAGACGGAGAT TATGATCCCTACTCTTACTCCAGTGACTACGACTTGCACACGG GTGACCCTAAAGCAGACCTGGCTTATGAGCGTCAGTATGAGCAACAGACCTACCATGTCATCCCAGAAGTGATTAAAAACTTCctgcagtactttcacaaaacgATCTCAGACCTCATTGATCAGAAGGTTTATGAGCTGCAAGCCAATCGAGTGTCCAGCGAGAGCATTGAGCAGAAGATATATGAGATTCAGGATGTATATGAGAACAG CTGGAATAAGCTGACTGAAAGATTTTTTAAGACCTCCCCATGGCCAGAAGCTGAGGCCATAGCCTCCCTTGTGGGAAATg atGCAGTGTTCCTGATTCTCTATAAAGAACTGTACTACAGACACATCTATGCAAAAGTCAGC GGAGGACCAACACTGGACCAGAGGTTTGAGTCCTATTACAATTACTGCAATCTCTTCAACTACATTCTGA ATGCAGATGGCCCTGCTCCACTGGAGCTCCCTAATCAGTGGCTGTGGGATATAATTGATGAGTTCATCTATCAG TTCCAGTCATTCAGCCAGTACCGCTGCAAGACCGCAAAGAAATCTGAGGAAGAGCTAGAGTTTTTGAGGAACAACCCCAAAATCTGGAATGTGCATAGTGTGCTGAATGTGCTGCACTCTCTGGTTGACAAGAGTAACATCAACAGACAGCTGGAGGTGTACACCAGTGGGG GAGACCCTGAGAGTGTTGCTGGGGAGTATGGCCGGCACTCACTGTATAAGATGCTAGGATATTTCAGTCTGGTGGGTCTCCTGAGGCTTCATTCTCTACTGGGGGATTATTACCAGGCTATCAAAGTGCTGGAAAACATTGAACTAAATAAAAAG AGCATGTACTCCCGTGTCCCAGAGTGTCAAATCACCACCTATTACTATGTGGGTTTTGCCTATCTGATGATGCGACGCTACCAGGACGCCATCAGAGTGTTTGCCAACATCCTGCTCTACATACAGAGGACTAGGAACATGTTCCAGAGATCAACATACAAATATGAGATG ATTAATAAACAAAACGAACAGATGCACGGTCTTCTGGCCATTGCTCTCACGATGTATCCCATGAGGATTGATGAAAGTATTCACACCCAGCTGAGGGAGAAGTATGGGGACAAGATGCTACGCATGCAGAAAGG TGATCTCCAGGTGTTCGAAGAGCTGTTCAGTTTTGCCTGTCCCAAGTTCCTCTCCCCTGTCGTTCCAAACTACGACACTGTGCATCCCAACTACCACAAAGAGcccttccagcagcagctgaaAGTCTTTGCTGAGGAGGTACAGCAGCAGGCTCAGCTCTCCACCATTCGCAG TTTTCTAAAGCTGTATACTACTATGCCAGTGGCAAAACTGGCAGGATTTTTGGATATGTCGGAGCAAGAGTTTCGGATCCAGCTGCTGGTGTTCAAGCACAAGATGAAGAACCTGGTGTGGACCAGTGGGATCTCGGCTCTTGACGGGGAGTTTCAGTCTGCTTCCGAGGTCGACTTCTACATAGATAAG gatATGATTCACATTGCAGACACCAAAGTAGCTCGGCGGTATGGAGATTTCTTCATCAGACAAATTCACAAATTTGAAGAG CTGAATCGCACTCTGAAGAAAATGTCAGTGGCTGCAACTCCCGGGAGCTCCAGCACCACCAACAACCCTGCCTCCCGTGCAACTTAA
- the eif3s6ip gene encoding eukaryotic translation initiation factor 3 subunit L isoform X2, which yields MSYQNEDVDGDYDPYSYSSDYDLHTGDPKADLAYERQYEQQTYHVIPEVIKNFLQYFHKTISDLIDQKVYELQANRVSSESIEQKIYEIQDVYENSWNKLTERFFKTSPWPEAEAIASLVGNEVLNPHSGKQDAVFLILYKELYYRHIYAKVSGGPTLDQRFESYYNYCNLFNYILNADGPAPLELPNQWLWDIIDEFIYQFQSFSQYRCKTAKKSEEELEFLRNNPKIWNVHSVLNVLHSLVDKSNINRQLEVYTSGGDPESVAGEYGRHSLYKMLGYFSLVGLLRLHSLLGDYYQAIKVLENIELNKKSMYSRVPECQITTYYYVGFAYLMMRRYQDAIRVFANILLYIQRTRNMFQRSTYKYEMINKQNEQMHGLLAIALTMYPMRIDESIHTQLREKYGDKMLRMQKGDLQVFEELFSFACPKFLSPVVPNYDTVHPNYHKEPFQQQLKVFAEEVQQQAQLSTIRSFLKLYTTMPVAKLAGFLDMSEQEFRIQLLVFKHKMKNLVWTSGISALDGEFQSASEVDFYIDKDMIHIADTKVARRYGDFFIRQIHKFEELNRTLKKMSVAATPGSSSTTNNPASRAT from the exons ATGTCATACCAGAACGAGGACGTAGACGGAGAT TATGATCCCTACTCTTACTCCAGTGACTACGACTTGCACACGG GTGACCCTAAAGCAGACCTGGCTTATGAGCGTCAGTATGAGCAACAGACCTACCATGTCATCCCAGAAGTGATTAAAAACTTCctgcagtactttcacaaaacgATCTCAGACCTCATTGATCAGAAGGTTTATGAGCTGCAAGCCAATCGAGTGTCCAGCGAGAGCATTGAGCAGAAGATATATGAGATTCAGGATGTATATGAGAACAG CTGGAATAAGCTGACTGAAAGATTTTTTAAGACCTCCCCATGGCCAGAAGCTGAGGCCATAGCCTCCCTTGTGGGAAATg AAGTGCTTAATCCTCACTCAGGAAAACAAG atGCAGTGTTCCTGATTCTCTATAAAGAACTGTACTACAGACACATCTATGCAAAAGTCAGC GGAGGACCAACACTGGACCAGAGGTTTGAGTCCTATTACAATTACTGCAATCTCTTCAACTACATTCTGA ATGCAGATGGCCCTGCTCCACTGGAGCTCCCTAATCAGTGGCTGTGGGATATAATTGATGAGTTCATCTATCAG TTCCAGTCATTCAGCCAGTACCGCTGCAAGACCGCAAAGAAATCTGAGGAAGAGCTAGAGTTTTTGAGGAACAACCCCAAAATCTGGAATGTGCATAGTGTGCTGAATGTGCTGCACTCTCTGGTTGACAAGAGTAACATCAACAGACAGCTGGAGGTGTACACCAGTGGGG GAGACCCTGAGAGTGTTGCTGGGGAGTATGGCCGGCACTCACTGTATAAGATGCTAGGATATTTCAGTCTGGTGGGTCTCCTGAGGCTTCATTCTCTACTGGGGGATTATTACCAGGCTATCAAAGTGCTGGAAAACATTGAACTAAATAAAAAG AGCATGTACTCCCGTGTCCCAGAGTGTCAAATCACCACCTATTACTATGTGGGTTTTGCCTATCTGATGATGCGACGCTACCAGGACGCCATCAGAGTGTTTGCCAACATCCTGCTCTACATACAGAGGACTAGGAACATGTTCCAGAGATCAACATACAAATATGAGATG ATTAATAAACAAAACGAACAGATGCACGGTCTTCTGGCCATTGCTCTCACGATGTATCCCATGAGGATTGATGAAAGTATTCACACCCAGCTGAGGGAGAAGTATGGGGACAAGATGCTACGCATGCAGAAAGG TGATCTCCAGGTGTTCGAAGAGCTGTTCAGTTTTGCCTGTCCCAAGTTCCTCTCCCCTGTCGTTCCAAACTACGACACTGTGCATCCCAACTACCACAAAGAGcccttccagcagcagctgaaAGTCTTTGCTGAGGAGGTACAGCAGCAGGCTCAGCTCTCCACCATTCGCAG TTTTCTAAAGCTGTATACTACTATGCCAGTGGCAAAACTGGCAGGATTTTTGGATATGTCGGAGCAAGAGTTTCGGATCCAGCTGCTGGTGTTCAAGCACAAGATGAAGAACCTGGTGTGGACCAGTGGGATCTCGGCTCTTGACGGGGAGTTTCAGTCTGCTTCCGAGGTCGACTTCTACATAGATAAG gatATGATTCACATTGCAGACACCAAAGTAGCTCGGCGGTATGGAGATTTCTTCATCAGACAAATTCACAAATTTGAAGAG CTGAATCGCACTCTGAAGAAAATGTCAGTGGCTGCAACTCCCGGGAGCTCCAGCACCACCAACAACCCTGCCTCCCGTGCAACTTAA
- the eif3s6ip gene encoding eukaryotic translation initiation factor 3 subunit L isoform X3 yields MSYQNEDVDGDVSTYDPYSYSSDYDLHTGDPKADLAYERQYEQQTYHVIPEVIKNFLQYFHKTISDLIDQKVYELQANRVSSESIEQKIYEIQDVYENSWNKLTERFFKTSPWPEAEAIASLVGNDAVFLILYKELYYRHIYAKVSGGPTLDQRFESYYNYCNLFNYILNADGPAPLELPNQWLWDIIDEFIYQFQSFSQYRCKTAKKSEEELEFLRNNPKIWNVHSVLNVLHSLVDKSNINRQLEVYTSGGDPESVAGEYGRHSLYKMLGYFSLVGLLRLHSLLGDYYQAIKVLENIELNKKSMYSRVPECQITTYYYVGFAYLMMRRYQDAIRVFANILLYIQRTRNMFQRSTYKYEMINKQNEQMHGLLAIALTMYPMRIDESIHTQLREKYGDKMLRMQKGDLQVFEELFSFACPKFLSPVVPNYDTVHPNYHKEPFQQQLKVFAEEVQQQAQLSTIRSFLKLYTTMPVAKLAGFLDMSEQEFRIQLLVFKHKMKNLVWTSGISALDGEFQSASEVDFYIDKDMIHIADTKVARRYGDFFIRQIHKFEELNRTLKKMSVAATPGSSSTTNNPASRAT; encoded by the exons ATGTCATACCAGAACGAGGACGTAGACGGAGATGTAAGTACT TATGATCCCTACTCTTACTCCAGTGACTACGACTTGCACACGG GTGACCCTAAAGCAGACCTGGCTTATGAGCGTCAGTATGAGCAACAGACCTACCATGTCATCCCAGAAGTGATTAAAAACTTCctgcagtactttcacaaaacgATCTCAGACCTCATTGATCAGAAGGTTTATGAGCTGCAAGCCAATCGAGTGTCCAGCGAGAGCATTGAGCAGAAGATATATGAGATTCAGGATGTATATGAGAACAG CTGGAATAAGCTGACTGAAAGATTTTTTAAGACCTCCCCATGGCCAGAAGCTGAGGCCATAGCCTCCCTTGTGGGAAATg atGCAGTGTTCCTGATTCTCTATAAAGAACTGTACTACAGACACATCTATGCAAAAGTCAGC GGAGGACCAACACTGGACCAGAGGTTTGAGTCCTATTACAATTACTGCAATCTCTTCAACTACATTCTGA ATGCAGATGGCCCTGCTCCACTGGAGCTCCCTAATCAGTGGCTGTGGGATATAATTGATGAGTTCATCTATCAG TTCCAGTCATTCAGCCAGTACCGCTGCAAGACCGCAAAGAAATCTGAGGAAGAGCTAGAGTTTTTGAGGAACAACCCCAAAATCTGGAATGTGCATAGTGTGCTGAATGTGCTGCACTCTCTGGTTGACAAGAGTAACATCAACAGACAGCTGGAGGTGTACACCAGTGGGG GAGACCCTGAGAGTGTTGCTGGGGAGTATGGCCGGCACTCACTGTATAAGATGCTAGGATATTTCAGTCTGGTGGGTCTCCTGAGGCTTCATTCTCTACTGGGGGATTATTACCAGGCTATCAAAGTGCTGGAAAACATTGAACTAAATAAAAAG AGCATGTACTCCCGTGTCCCAGAGTGTCAAATCACCACCTATTACTATGTGGGTTTTGCCTATCTGATGATGCGACGCTACCAGGACGCCATCAGAGTGTTTGCCAACATCCTGCTCTACATACAGAGGACTAGGAACATGTTCCAGAGATCAACATACAAATATGAGATG ATTAATAAACAAAACGAACAGATGCACGGTCTTCTGGCCATTGCTCTCACGATGTATCCCATGAGGATTGATGAAAGTATTCACACCCAGCTGAGGGAGAAGTATGGGGACAAGATGCTACGCATGCAGAAAGG TGATCTCCAGGTGTTCGAAGAGCTGTTCAGTTTTGCCTGTCCCAAGTTCCTCTCCCCTGTCGTTCCAAACTACGACACTGTGCATCCCAACTACCACAAAGAGcccttccagcagcagctgaaAGTCTTTGCTGAGGAGGTACAGCAGCAGGCTCAGCTCTCCACCATTCGCAG TTTTCTAAAGCTGTATACTACTATGCCAGTGGCAAAACTGGCAGGATTTTTGGATATGTCGGAGCAAGAGTTTCGGATCCAGCTGCTGGTGTTCAAGCACAAGATGAAGAACCTGGTGTGGACCAGTGGGATCTCGGCTCTTGACGGGGAGTTTCAGTCTGCTTCCGAGGTCGACTTCTACATAGATAAG gatATGATTCACATTGCAGACACCAAAGTAGCTCGGCGGTATGGAGATTTCTTCATCAGACAAATTCACAAATTTGAAGAG CTGAATCGCACTCTGAAGAAAATGTCAGTGGCTGCAACTCCCGGGAGCTCCAGCACCACCAACAACCCTGCCTCCCGTGCAACTTAA
- the eif3s6ip gene encoding eukaryotic translation initiation factor 3 subunit L isoform X1 has translation MSYQNEDVDGDVSTYDPYSYSSDYDLHTGDPKADLAYERQYEQQTYHVIPEVIKNFLQYFHKTISDLIDQKVYELQANRVSSESIEQKIYEIQDVYENSWNKLTERFFKTSPWPEAEAIASLVGNEVLNPHSGKQDAVFLILYKELYYRHIYAKVSGGPTLDQRFESYYNYCNLFNYILNADGPAPLELPNQWLWDIIDEFIYQFQSFSQYRCKTAKKSEEELEFLRNNPKIWNVHSVLNVLHSLVDKSNINRQLEVYTSGGDPESVAGEYGRHSLYKMLGYFSLVGLLRLHSLLGDYYQAIKVLENIELNKKSMYSRVPECQITTYYYVGFAYLMMRRYQDAIRVFANILLYIQRTRNMFQRSTYKYEMINKQNEQMHGLLAIALTMYPMRIDESIHTQLREKYGDKMLRMQKGDLQVFEELFSFACPKFLSPVVPNYDTVHPNYHKEPFQQQLKVFAEEVQQQAQLSTIRSFLKLYTTMPVAKLAGFLDMSEQEFRIQLLVFKHKMKNLVWTSGISALDGEFQSASEVDFYIDKDMIHIADTKVARRYGDFFIRQIHKFEELNRTLKKMSVAATPGSSSTTNNPASRAT, from the exons ATGTCATACCAGAACGAGGACGTAGACGGAGATGTAAGTACT TATGATCCCTACTCTTACTCCAGTGACTACGACTTGCACACGG GTGACCCTAAAGCAGACCTGGCTTATGAGCGTCAGTATGAGCAACAGACCTACCATGTCATCCCAGAAGTGATTAAAAACTTCctgcagtactttcacaaaacgATCTCAGACCTCATTGATCAGAAGGTTTATGAGCTGCAAGCCAATCGAGTGTCCAGCGAGAGCATTGAGCAGAAGATATATGAGATTCAGGATGTATATGAGAACAG CTGGAATAAGCTGACTGAAAGATTTTTTAAGACCTCCCCATGGCCAGAAGCTGAGGCCATAGCCTCCCTTGTGGGAAATg AAGTGCTTAATCCTCACTCAGGAAAACAAG atGCAGTGTTCCTGATTCTCTATAAAGAACTGTACTACAGACACATCTATGCAAAAGTCAGC GGAGGACCAACACTGGACCAGAGGTTTGAGTCCTATTACAATTACTGCAATCTCTTCAACTACATTCTGA ATGCAGATGGCCCTGCTCCACTGGAGCTCCCTAATCAGTGGCTGTGGGATATAATTGATGAGTTCATCTATCAG TTCCAGTCATTCAGCCAGTACCGCTGCAAGACCGCAAAGAAATCTGAGGAAGAGCTAGAGTTTTTGAGGAACAACCCCAAAATCTGGAATGTGCATAGTGTGCTGAATGTGCTGCACTCTCTGGTTGACAAGAGTAACATCAACAGACAGCTGGAGGTGTACACCAGTGGGG GAGACCCTGAGAGTGTTGCTGGGGAGTATGGCCGGCACTCACTGTATAAGATGCTAGGATATTTCAGTCTGGTGGGTCTCCTGAGGCTTCATTCTCTACTGGGGGATTATTACCAGGCTATCAAAGTGCTGGAAAACATTGAACTAAATAAAAAG AGCATGTACTCCCGTGTCCCAGAGTGTCAAATCACCACCTATTACTATGTGGGTTTTGCCTATCTGATGATGCGACGCTACCAGGACGCCATCAGAGTGTTTGCCAACATCCTGCTCTACATACAGAGGACTAGGAACATGTTCCAGAGATCAACATACAAATATGAGATG ATTAATAAACAAAACGAACAGATGCACGGTCTTCTGGCCATTGCTCTCACGATGTATCCCATGAGGATTGATGAAAGTATTCACACCCAGCTGAGGGAGAAGTATGGGGACAAGATGCTACGCATGCAGAAAGG TGATCTCCAGGTGTTCGAAGAGCTGTTCAGTTTTGCCTGTCCCAAGTTCCTCTCCCCTGTCGTTCCAAACTACGACACTGTGCATCCCAACTACCACAAAGAGcccttccagcagcagctgaaAGTCTTTGCTGAGGAGGTACAGCAGCAGGCTCAGCTCTCCACCATTCGCAG TTTTCTAAAGCTGTATACTACTATGCCAGTGGCAAAACTGGCAGGATTTTTGGATATGTCGGAGCAAGAGTTTCGGATCCAGCTGCTGGTGTTCAAGCACAAGATGAAGAACCTGGTGTGGACCAGTGGGATCTCGGCTCTTGACGGGGAGTTTCAGTCTGCTTCCGAGGTCGACTTCTACATAGATAAG gatATGATTCACATTGCAGACACCAAAGTAGCTCGGCGGTATGGAGATTTCTTCATCAGACAAATTCACAAATTTGAAGAG CTGAATCGCACTCTGAAGAAAATGTCAGTGGCTGCAACTCCCGGGAGCTCCAGCACCACCAACAACCCTGCCTCCCGTGCAACTTAA